One Actinospica robiniae DSM 44927 genomic region harbors:
- a CDS encoding DUF6745 domain-containing protein, with product MTIEAGSGSATDADPTAATEAINAGPGTGSMTTAEAPDPQEELMTAEAPTATVAPVSGGAPALLDKIIAAAAPELLEKWSRISLCVEPVDRAAAEAAVAELYILAGFAPPQHFVWCASPLEGARLITGASAEEAGRFGESLRQELRNGPWQRARADVLTQLGAQGWTQAWRETCGPLMPSATRLVETITTGIGDAAEDEAERSRMLLALTFADHGQHDASWLPLFEAYRAAVAAEETIASEAPAATADAVSADAAILHALAHVAEQLHWWWPFADAAILCERPTTVHLDEQGRAHNGEGAALAYGDGFALYRWHGVTIAEDFAQTLATLTPQIIQGERNAEVRRIMLEHYGHERYIVDSGAKPMQEDEAGRLWQVFIEGDEPISMVEVVNSTAEPDGTFRTYWLRVPPHMRTAKAAVAWTFGLTEEEYQPQIQT from the coding sequence ATGACGATCGAAGCCGGCTCGGGCTCGGCTACCGATGCGGACCCCACAGCCGCGACTGAGGCGATCAACGCCGGACCCGGTACGGGCTCCATGACGACGGCCGAGGCGCCAGACCCCCAGGAAGAGCTGATGACCGCCGAAGCACCGACCGCGACGGTAGCGCCCGTGTCCGGCGGCGCGCCCGCCCTTCTGGACAAGATCATCGCGGCCGCAGCACCGGAGCTGTTGGAGAAGTGGTCGCGCATCAGCCTTTGCGTCGAGCCGGTCGATCGGGCCGCGGCCGAGGCGGCGGTCGCCGAGCTCTACATCCTGGCCGGCTTCGCTCCGCCGCAGCACTTCGTCTGGTGCGCATCTCCCCTCGAGGGCGCCCGCCTCATCACGGGCGCGAGCGCCGAGGAGGCCGGCCGATTCGGCGAGTCGCTGCGGCAGGAGCTGCGCAACGGGCCGTGGCAGCGTGCGCGGGCCGACGTGCTCACGCAGCTCGGCGCGCAGGGCTGGACGCAGGCCTGGCGTGAGACGTGCGGCCCGCTCATGCCGAGCGCGACGCGCCTGGTGGAGACCATCACGACCGGCATCGGCGATGCCGCGGAAGACGAGGCCGAGCGCAGCCGGATGCTCCTCGCGCTGACGTTCGCCGACCACGGCCAGCACGACGCTTCCTGGTTGCCGCTGTTCGAGGCGTACCGCGCCGCCGTCGCGGCTGAGGAAACGATCGCGTCGGAGGCGCCCGCCGCCACCGCTGACGCAGTGTCCGCCGATGCGGCAATCCTCCATGCTCTCGCCCACGTCGCCGAGCAGCTGCACTGGTGGTGGCCGTTCGCCGATGCCGCGATCCTGTGCGAGCGTCCCACCACCGTGCACCTAGACGAACAGGGCCGCGCACACAACGGCGAAGGGGCGGCGCTCGCCTACGGAGACGGCTTCGCCCTCTACCGCTGGCACGGCGTGACCATCGCCGAGGACTTCGCTCAGACGCTCGCGACCCTGACGCCGCAGATCATCCAGGGCGAGCGCAACGCCGAGGTGCGCCGGATCATGCTCGAACACTACGGCCACGAGCGCTACATCGTGGACTCGGGCGCCAAGCCGATGCAGGAGGACGAGGCCGGCCGGCTGTGGCAGGTGTTCATCGAGGGCGATGAACCGATCAGCATGGTCGAGGTGGTCAACTCCACCGCGGAGCCGGACGGGACGTTCCGCACCTACTGGCTGCGGGTGCCGCCGCACATGCGCACCGCCAAAGCCGCGGTCGCCTGGACGTTCGGGCTGACCGAGGAGGAGTACCAGCCGCAGATACAGACCTGA
- a CDS encoding STM4011 family radical SAM protein, which translates to MDASLTILYRGPLASCDYDCGYCPFAKRRDSPEQLRADRAALARFIEWVAAAEQREHGEKISVLFTPWGEALTRSWYRNAIVELSHLPHVGKVAVQTNLSCRLGWLDEANRDTTALWCTYHPDQVEFDRFVAKHRHLLDLGIRHSIGIVGQPEHLDAARRLREAIDDGVYLWVNAAEGKTYTDAEAADWTAIDPLFEVSRHAHPSLGRDCRTGETVISVDGDGNVRRCHFVPRTDPTEHLGNLYDGSFRAALRPRPCPLKQCDCHIGYVHMPELGLYGTFRGGVLERVPAALLTHTLTPAGAPMPRT; encoded by the coding sequence TTGGACGCCTCCCTCACCATCCTCTATCGCGGCCCGCTCGCCAGCTGCGACTACGACTGCGGCTACTGCCCCTTCGCCAAGCGTCGCGACAGCCCGGAGCAACTACGGGCCGACCGGGCCGCGCTGGCCAGGTTCATCGAATGGGTCGCCGCCGCCGAGCAGCGCGAGCACGGAGAGAAGATCAGTGTTCTGTTCACGCCGTGGGGCGAGGCGCTGACGCGGTCCTGGTACCGGAACGCGATCGTGGAGCTCAGCCACCTGCCGCACGTCGGCAAAGTCGCCGTGCAGACGAACCTCAGCTGCCGGCTCGGCTGGCTCGACGAAGCGAACCGCGACACCACCGCACTCTGGTGCACCTACCATCCCGACCAGGTCGAGTTCGACCGCTTCGTCGCGAAGCACCGACACCTGCTCGACCTCGGCATCCGGCACAGCATCGGCATCGTCGGCCAGCCGGAGCACCTCGACGCCGCGCGCCGACTGCGTGAAGCGATCGACGACGGTGTCTACCTGTGGGTCAACGCCGCCGAAGGCAAGACGTACACCGACGCGGAAGCGGCCGACTGGACGGCGATCGACCCCTTATTCGAAGTCTCCCGCCACGCGCACCCGTCCCTCGGCCGCGACTGCCGCACCGGAGAGACGGTGATCTCCGTCGACGGCGATGGGAACGTCCGGCGTTGCCATTTCGTCCCGCGCACCGATCCGACCGAACACCTCGGCAATCTCTACGACGGCTCCTTCCGCGCGGCGCTGCGCCCGCGCCCGTGCCCGCTCAAGCAGTGCGACTGCCACATCGGCTACGTACACATGCCTGAGCTCGGCCTCTACGGCACCTTCCGCGGCGGCGTCCTCGAACGCGTCCCGGCCGCTCTGCTGACGCACACGCTCACGCCGGCGGGCGCGCCGATGCCGCGCACCTGA